One Nocardia iowensis DNA window includes the following coding sequences:
- a CDS encoding sigma-70 family RNA polymerase sigma factor: MVAALLAGLFESHRAHLLSVAYRLTGSVGDAEDAVQESWLRLAGAHQSEIDDLRPWLTTVVSRICLDRLRSAAVRRERYVGQWLPEPVVTSRTPSSRPDPLEAVARKPECRLAAMVVLDTLTPPQRVAFVLHDGLSMSFDEIADILDISADAARELAVEARTAVADTPPPVPDAEHEAAVQCFLTALRSGDLSAVTAALHPDSVVIGDADGTTSTAENILSGADRIARFYLGLVRKYGLDSAEVDPAYNYEFASVNGQLGLVVTADSGRAARVMGFTIRDGLVWGTYDLANPAKLTGIRLG; this comes from the coding sequence ATGGTTGCCGCTCTGCTTGCCGGATTGTTCGAATCACATCGAGCGCATCTGCTCTCGGTCGCGTATCGGCTGACGGGCAGCGTCGGCGACGCCGAGGACGCGGTGCAGGAGAGCTGGCTGCGGTTGGCCGGCGCCCACCAATCCGAGATCGACGACCTGCGCCCCTGGCTGACGACCGTGGTGAGCCGCATCTGCCTGGACCGACTGCGCAGTGCCGCGGTGCGCCGGGAAAGGTATGTGGGGCAATGGCTGCCGGAGCCGGTGGTGACCAGTCGCACGCCGTCGAGCAGACCTGATCCGTTGGAAGCGGTGGCCCGCAAACCGGAGTGCCGACTCGCGGCCATGGTGGTACTTGACACGCTGACCCCGCCGCAGCGGGTGGCTTTCGTGCTGCACGACGGGCTTTCGATGTCGTTCGACGAGATAGCCGACATCCTCGATATTTCCGCCGATGCCGCGCGAGAGCTCGCGGTCGAGGCCCGCACGGCCGTCGCGGACACGCCACCACCGGTGCCGGATGCCGAACACGAGGCCGCCGTGCAATGCTTCCTCACCGCACTGCGCTCCGGTGACCTGAGCGCGGTTACCGCTGCGCTGCACCCGGATTCGGTGGTGATCGGCGACGCCGACGGCACCACGTCCACAGCCGAGAACATCCTGTCCGGCGCGGACCGGATCGCCCGCTTCTACTTGGGGCTCGTCCGCAAGTACGGGTTGGACAGCGCCGAGGTGGATCCGGCCTACAACTACGAATTCGCCTCTGTCAACGGGCAACTGGGCCTGGTGGTCACCGCCGACAGCGGCCGCGCCGCCCGCGTCATGGGCTTCACCATCCGCGACGGACTGGTCTGGGGCACCTACGACCTCGCGAACCCCGCCAAACTGACCGGCATTCGACTCGGCTGA
- a CDS encoding GNAT family N-acetyltransferase yields MDAQALSNGTVWLSIPTADDVDAITECCQDPSIGEWVTIPVPYTRENAKTFIDDIVRPGWAGHSPTWALRLFENGPVVGMIGLGERDESAAEIGYWLAPAERCRGLMTQAVNLVCDYGFRPDGMALQRISWRAFVGNYASAAVARRTGFRYEGMARLGSLQRGIRRDHWLAARLPTDPPGPAEGWPAEFDRALHRAPGPR; encoded by the coding sequence ATGGACGCACAAGCGCTCTCGAACGGAACAGTCTGGCTATCGATCCCCACCGCGGACGACGTCGACGCCATCACCGAGTGTTGCCAGGACCCGTCCATCGGCGAGTGGGTGACCATCCCGGTGCCCTACACCCGGGAGAACGCCAAAACCTTCATCGACGACATCGTCCGCCCCGGCTGGGCGGGCCACAGCCCGACCTGGGCGTTGCGCCTGTTCGAAAACGGCCCCGTCGTCGGCATGATCGGCCTCGGCGAACGCGATGAATCCGCCGCCGAGATCGGCTACTGGCTGGCGCCGGCCGAACGCTGCCGCGGTCTGATGACGCAGGCGGTAAACCTGGTCTGCGACTACGGCTTCCGCCCCGACGGCATGGCCCTGCAGCGGATCAGCTGGCGCGCCTTCGTCGGCAACTACGCTTCCGCCGCCGTGGCCCGCCGCACCGGCTTCCGCTACGAAGGCATGGCTCGGCTCGGCAGCCTGCAACGCGGCATCCGCCGCGACCACTGGCTGGCGGCCCGCCTGCCGACCGACCCGCCCGGCCCCGCCGAAGGCTGGCCCGCCGAGTTCG